The following are from one region of the Rosistilla carotiformis genome:
- a CDS encoding sigma-54-dependent transcriptional regulator — translation MQNETETPLNTSTLVADPAAVVLVVDDEPSICWAFEKMLSQQGHQVLTASSAEEGLSLAEKHSPALVLLDVRLPKEDGISALPKFLAATNNAAVIVMTAFGDLDTAVSAIRNGASDYLIKPFRLADAQRTCRQALRSALDRRSQPATPHPMPSGQQVLVGQSPAMQQAFRQIALVAASDLSVLITGETGTGKELVAAAIHRNSQRADKPYIPISPVALNPDLIESELFGHAKGAFTGATDDRAGLFEQAQGGTILLDEIGDLPLAAQVKLLRVLEQGEYSRVGDLRVRHANVRIIAATNCDLHQSVQQGTFREDLYYRLTGVRIHLPPLRGRPEDIPLLCQHFLSAMDYPGLDAAIDANLIAELQSRPWSGNVRELKNAVQHAAVVARGRALEASDFPPATPARGEALAPSSATLTDSVAAWATQTLATNTQPLTDLHARFLAASEPALLRIAMEYTAGNRAKAAEILGIHRGTLRDRLRAYQMDASNGD, via the coding sequence ATGCAAAACGAAACCGAAACGCCATTGAACACCTCCACGCTCGTCGCCGACCCAGCCGCGGTCGTCTTGGTGGTCGACGATGAACCGTCGATCTGCTGGGCCTTTGAAAAGATGTTGTCGCAACAGGGGCACCAAGTGCTGACGGCGTCGTCGGCGGAAGAGGGATTGTCGTTAGCAGAAAAGCACTCGCCGGCACTGGTTCTACTGGACGTGCGGCTGCCGAAAGAAGACGGCATCTCCGCGCTCCCCAAGTTCCTCGCGGCGACCAACAACGCCGCGGTGATCGTGATGACCGCCTTTGGCGATCTGGACACGGCCGTTAGCGCGATCCGTAATGGAGCGAGCGATTATCTGATCAAACCCTTTCGGCTGGCCGACGCCCAGCGGACCTGCCGGCAAGCGTTGCGATCGGCGCTCGATCGCCGCAGCCAACCGGCCACGCCCCATCCGATGCCAAGCGGCCAACAGGTATTGGTCGGGCAATCTCCCGCGATGCAGCAAGCGTTCCGGCAGATCGCATTGGTAGCCGCCAGCGACCTGTCGGTGCTGATTACGGGGGAAACGGGAACCGGCAAGGAATTGGTCGCCGCCGCGATCCACCGCAACAGCCAACGCGCCGACAAACCCTACATCCCCATCTCGCCGGTAGCGCTGAATCCCGACCTGATTGAAAGCGAATTGTTCGGTCATGCCAAAGGCGCTTTCACCGGCGCTACCGACGATCGGGCGGGACTGTTTGAACAGGCCCAAGGGGGAACGATTCTGTTGGATGAAATCGGCGACCTACCGCTAGCCGCGCAGGTCAAATTATTGAGGGTGTTGGAGCAAGGAGAGTACAGCCGCGTGGGGGACTTGCGCGTCCGGCATGCCAATGTCCGGATCATCGCCGCGACCAATTGCGACTTGCATCAAAGCGTGCAACAGGGAACGTTCCGCGAGGACTTGTACTACCGGCTGACGGGCGTGCGGATCCACCTTCCGCCCCTACGGGGCCGCCCCGAAGACATCCCGCTGCTGTGCCAACATTTTTTATCGGCGATGGATTATCCGGGGCTCGATGCCGCGATCGATGCGAACCTCATTGCCGAGCTGCAATCGCGTCCGTGGAGCGGGAACGTCCGCGAATTGAAGAACGCAGTCCAACATGCGGCAGTCGTGGCGCGAGGTCGAGCATTGGAAGCGAGCGACTTTCCGCCCGCAACGCCGGCACGCGGCGAGGCGCTGGCTCCGTCGAGCGCGACCTTGACCGACAGTGTTGCCGCGTGGGCCACGCAGACACTGGCAACCAATACGCAACCGTTGACCGACCTGCACGCGCGGTTTCTAGCCGCCAGCGAACCCGCACTGCTACGGATCGCGATGGAATACACCGCGGGCAACCGAGCGAAGGCGGCGGAGATCTTGGGGATTCATCGCGGCACGTTGCGCGATCGCTTGCGAGCTTACCAGATGGATGCGTCCAACGGAGACTGA
- a CDS encoding dienelactone hydrolase family protein → MRIHPASHVDLSTPSGTMRTHLFRPAVEGKFPGVILYSEIYQMTAPIARTAALLAGHGFVVAVPDVYHEYTELGEAFAYDQAGTDRGNALKTTKELASYDADARAVIDYFGSDAGCSGRIATVGICLGGHLAFRAAMNPEVAAGVCFYATDIHKGSLGHGMADDSLARIPEIQAELMMIWGRQDPHIPVEGRRLIYDALTAAATRFTWHEFNGEHAFMRDEGHRYDPALALSLYAMVCQFLTTQLR, encoded by the coding sequence ATGCGAATTCACCCGGCCAGTCACGTCGACTTATCCACGCCCAGCGGCACCATGCGAACCCATTTGTTTCGCCCCGCGGTCGAAGGCAAGTTTCCGGGCGTGATCTTGTATTCGGAAATCTATCAGATGACCGCGCCGATCGCCCGCACCGCGGCGTTGCTTGCCGGTCATGGTTTTGTCGTCGCGGTCCCCGATGTCTACCACGAATACACCGAACTGGGCGAAGCGTTTGCTTACGACCAAGCGGGAACCGACCGCGGCAATGCATTAAAGACGACCAAGGAACTTGCCAGCTACGACGCCGACGCGCGCGCGGTGATCGATTACTTTGGCAGCGACGCCGGTTGCAGCGGACGGATTGCGACGGTGGGAATCTGTTTAGGTGGGCATCTTGCGTTTCGCGCGGCCATGAACCCGGAAGTCGCCGCCGGGGTTTGTTTTTATGCAACCGACATTCACAAGGGAAGCTTAGGGCACGGGATGGCCGACGATTCGTTGGCGCGGATTCCTGAAATCCAAGCTGAGTTGATGATGATCTGGGGGCGCCAAGATCCACACATTCCGGTGGAAGGTCGACGGTTGATTTATGATGCCTTGACCGCGGCGGCAACTCGATTCACCTGGCACGAATTCAATGGAGAGCACGCGTTCATGCGCGACGAAGGGCACCGATATGATCCGGCGCTGGCGTTGTCGTTGTACGCAATGGTCTGCCAATTTTTGACAACTCAGCTGAGATAG
- a CDS encoding sensor histidine kinase, whose translation MTFRSLRIRLLAPLVLCSLLAAVAVAAVSYGLAQRWATRDLQARWVGIQRTLSESTFPLNLVVLRLLADLTQSELVTLDSSGAVLQRTVDAPVERIAEFAAELPISDRAGEAATVPTLKLSDSRYVAYRFPTRNPAQRSDRVESVLILFDEALLRDARRRAAILPLATGLSTIVALASITLIVTERMVRRITSLQGRVERVAAGDFESKVSDNVGDELGRLGAAVETMANQLKQLWATVHHQEGEKLLHQIAGGLAHQLRNSLTGARMAIELHANDCREDADEGLQVAIGQIEQAEDYVRRLLLVASGRQAEDRPLDALTCLCDVRDSLSPIARHLNVDLQWDLDAGIDGHRIKDGASLSSAISNLVLNAIQTGDSVRVEARIRNQQWVQVAVIDNGPGVAEALVDDLFKPFVTSRPEGLGLGLPVVARAAEHLDGHVVWLRRSQQTVFDFYARIVS comes from the coding sequence GTGACATTCCGTTCGCTAAGAATTCGTTTGCTCGCGCCGCTGGTGCTGTGCTCTCTGCTGGCAGCGGTCGCCGTCGCGGCGGTCTCGTATGGGTTGGCCCAACGTTGGGCCACACGGGACTTGCAAGCGCGTTGGGTGGGGATTCAACGCACGCTCTCCGAATCGACGTTCCCATTAAACTTGGTCGTGTTGCGGTTGCTGGCGGACCTGACACAGTCGGAATTGGTCACGCTCGATTCTTCCGGCGCGGTGCTGCAGCGAACGGTCGACGCGCCGGTAGAGCGGATTGCGGAATTCGCGGCGGAACTTCCCATTTCGGATCGCGCTGGCGAAGCTGCCACCGTGCCGACGCTGAAACTTTCCGATAGCCGCTACGTCGCGTATCGGTTTCCAACACGGAACCCCGCGCAGCGTTCCGACCGCGTCGAAAGTGTGCTGATCCTGTTTGACGAAGCACTGCTCCGCGATGCCCGACGTCGCGCGGCGATCCTGCCGCTGGCAACCGGCCTGTCGACGATCGTTGCCCTGGCGTCGATCACCCTGATTGTGACCGAACGGATGGTGCGGCGGATCACTTCGTTACAAGGACGCGTGGAACGGGTAGCGGCGGGCGACTTCGAATCGAAAGTCTCCGACAACGTCGGCGATGAATTAGGACGCCTGGGGGCGGCGGTCGAAACGATGGCCAACCAATTGAAACAATTATGGGCGACGGTTCATCACCAGGAAGGCGAAAAACTGCTGCATCAAATTGCTGGCGGCCTAGCGCATCAATTGCGAAACAGCCTGACCGGCGCACGGATGGCGATCGAATTGCACGCCAACGATTGTCGCGAGGACGCCGATGAAGGGTTGCAGGTTGCCATCGGTCAGATCGAACAGGCCGAAGATTATGTGCGGCGATTGTTATTGGTCGCGTCGGGGCGTCAAGCGGAAGACCGTCCGCTGGATGCGTTGACCTGCCTGTGCGATGTGCGCGACAGCCTATCGCCAATCGCACGCCATTTAAATGTCGACCTGCAATGGGACCTGGACGCTGGAATCGACGGTCATCGCATCAAAGATGGAGCCAGCCTGTCGTCGGCGATCTCCAACCTCGTCCTCAACGCTATCCAAACAGGGGACAGCGTGCGCGTGGAAGCAAGGATCCGCAACCAGCAATGGGTGCAGGTTGCGGTCATCGACAACGGCCCAGGAGTCGCCGAAGCGCTGGTCGATGATCTGTTCAAGCCCTTTGTTACCTCCCGTCCCGAAGGATTGGGATTGGGGTTGCCGGTCGTGGCCCGCGCCGCAGAGCATTTAGACGGCCACGTCGTCTGGTTGCGTCGATCGCAACAGACCGTGTTTGACTTCTACGCCCGGATTGTGTCATAA
- a CDS encoding SET domain-containing protein: protein MLNSETSSTADCEPDPAVNVRSTPIGKGVFADRDFQAHDVVGWITGKVHDDPEYGSEYCIDIGGSITLEPDAPFRFLNHCCEPNSQFTWDENEDDPEAIPEVYLLALRDIEAGEQLTIDYNWAADCAIPCQCGADSCRGWIVTLDEIDQLPASKKKRR, encoded by the coding sequence TTGTTGAATTCTGAAACTTCGTCGACCGCCGATTGTGAACCCGATCCAGCGGTCAATGTCCGGTCGACACCGATTGGCAAAGGCGTGTTTGCCGACCGCGATTTCCAAGCTCACGATGTCGTGGGTTGGATCACCGGCAAAGTCCACGACGACCCCGAGTATGGTTCGGAGTACTGCATCGACATTGGTGGATCGATCACGTTGGAACCCGATGCACCGTTCCGATTTCTGAACCACTGCTGTGAACCGAACAGCCAGTTCACATGGGATGAGAACGAAGACGATCCCGAGGCGATCCCCGAGGTCTATCTCTTAGCGCTCCGCGACATCGAAGCGGGCGAGCAGCTGACGATCGATTACAACTGGGCCGCCGATTGTGCCATTCCCTGCCAATGTGGTGCGGACAGCTGCCGCGGATGGATCGTTACACTGGACGAAATCGACCAATTGCCTGCGAGTAAAAAGAAGCGGCGTTAA
- a CDS encoding TonB-dependent receptor codes for MGSERPNTERKALDVNLDARRYGSFAEIGAGQEVVRWFFRVGAAAGTIAKSMSAYDMSVSDAIYGQCERYVCRKRLEDMLDHEHSLNLQRLRESRGDTTAFFAFADTVSARNFHGTNDCHGWMGIRFQAHPRDQDSQIIIHVRMLDTENALQQEALGIVGVNLLYGAFFLNHEPDQLIESLLDNLSTRRIEIDMIEFSGIAFRHVDNRVMSLRLVQLGLSSAAMFSADGEVLQPSEVLYKKPILVERGSFRPLTNVNLDMLEAAQEKFHLEADVDPEEVVTLAEITMRNLQANGNIDLRDFLARVDVLAACGMTVLISDYFEYYRLAAYLARYTKKKIGITMGAASLIELFDDKYYTKLDGGILESFGRLFKNDLKLYIYPLLDRESGELTTIENLKIANELRTLYQYLVDKGCIEQLDNFNPAHLSTFSREVLRQIQVNDSSWVQHVPPAVADLIQQRGFFGCRRTPPSERIQPAALAAPPIAPLPIDQGAMIPALAGSIH; via the coding sequence ATGGGATCGGAACGACCAAACACAGAACGCAAGGCGCTTGACGTCAATCTAGACGCCCGCCGATACGGGTCGTTCGCGGAGATCGGAGCGGGGCAAGAAGTCGTCCGATGGTTCTTTCGCGTCGGTGCCGCCGCGGGAACGATCGCCAAGAGTATGTCGGCCTACGACATGTCGGTCAGCGACGCGATCTACGGCCAATGCGAACGCTACGTCTGCCGCAAACGCCTCGAAGACATGCTCGACCACGAGCACTCTTTGAATTTGCAACGTCTGCGTGAAAGCCGCGGCGACACGACCGCCTTCTTTGCATTTGCCGACACCGTTTCGGCCCGCAATTTCCACGGCACCAACGATTGCCACGGCTGGATGGGAATCCGATTCCAAGCCCATCCCCGCGATCAAGACAGCCAGATCATCATCCATGTACGGATGCTGGACACCGAGAACGCGCTGCAACAAGAGGCGCTTGGGATCGTTGGCGTCAATCTGTTGTACGGTGCGTTCTTCTTGAACCACGAACCCGATCAATTGATCGAATCGTTGCTGGATAATCTCAGCACCCGGCGGATCGAGATCGATATGATCGAATTCTCCGGAATCGCGTTTCGCCACGTCGATAACCGCGTGATGAGTCTACGGTTGGTGCAACTGGGGCTTAGCAGCGCCGCGATGTTCTCGGCCGATGGTGAAGTATTGCAGCCGTCGGAAGTGCTTTACAAAAAGCCGATCCTTGTCGAACGCGGCAGCTTTCGCCCGCTGACCAACGTCAACCTCGATATGCTGGAAGCCGCTCAAGAGAAATTCCATCTCGAAGCCGACGTCGACCCCGAGGAAGTGGTCACGCTGGCAGAGATTACGATGCGAAACCTGCAAGCCAACGGCAACATCGACCTCCGCGACTTCCTCGCCCGCGTCGATGTCTTGGCAGCATGTGGGATGACCGTCCTGATCTCCGACTATTTCGAATACTATCGCTTGGCGGCCTACCTGGCGCGGTATACCAAGAAGAAGATTGGGATCACGATGGGTGCGGCCAGTCTGATCGAATTGTTCGACGACAAGTACTACACCAAACTCGATGGCGGGATCTTGGAATCGTTCGGTCGGCTGTTTAAGAACGATCTGAAATTGTACATCTATCCGCTGTTGGATCGTGAGTCGGGTGAACTGACGACGATCGAGAACCTAAAGATCGCCAACGAACTGCGGACGCTGTACCAGTATTTGGTCGACAAGGGCTGCATCGAACAACTCGATAACTTTAACCCCGCGCATCTGTCGACCTTCTCGCGTGAAGTGCTGCGTCAGATTCAAGTCAATGATTCCAGCTGGGTCCAGCACGTTCCTCCTGCAGTCGCCGACCTGATCCAACAACGAGGCTTCTTCGGTTGTCGCCGCACACCGCCATCTGAACGGATCCAACCGGCGGCGCTCGCCGCACCGCCGATCGCTCCGTTGCCAATCGATCAAGGGGCGATGATCCCCGCACTTGCCGGATCAATTCACTAG